A region from the Thermodesulfobacteriota bacterium genome encodes:
- the radA gene encoding DNA repair protein RadA, with translation MKKSKAIYQFVCQHCGNTSPRWIGKCPSCDEWNSHVEERIEKSKANTIKQAWKPTPIPITEIEGGKEERLPTLIGELDRVLGGGFVPGSVVLVGGDPGIGKSTLALQMLTNIATSKLKVLYVTGEESPEQVKLRAKRTGSGSDSLLVLAENSVEHIMEEITKLSPHVVVVDSIQAVYTEDFPSAPGSVGQIRECAARLMRYAKSKGTSIFLVGHVTKEGTIAGPRVLEHLVDTVLYFEGERDHPYRILRAVKNRYGSTNEIGVFEMQESGLKEVNNPSEIFLSERPIGASGSVVTPSIEGTRPILVEIQALVSPCNFGVPRRTTIGIDYNRVSLLVAVLEKRAGLNILAQDIFMNVAGGIKIVEPAIDLGVSVSLVSSFLNRPIHHDLVVFGEVGLSGEVRGVSHVELRLKEAEKLGFKKCILPRINVERIKSPVSSLSLVGVSSIESAIEAIF, from the coding sequence ATGAAAAAATCAAAAGCCATATACCAATTCGTATGTCAGCATTGTGGTAATACATCGCCAAGGTGGATTGGTAAATGTCCTTCATGTGACGAATGGAACTCCCATGTCGAGGAAAGGATTGAGAAAAGTAAGGCTAATACCATTAAACAGGCCTGGAAACCTACACCCATTCCCATCACAGAAATAGAAGGTGGAAAAGAGGAAAGGTTGCCAACCCTTATAGGTGAGCTTGATAGGGTGCTCGGAGGCGGGTTTGTTCCAGGTTCAGTTGTACTAGTTGGCGGCGATCCGGGAATCGGCAAGTCAACACTGGCGCTCCAAATGCTTACCAATATAGCCACATCAAAGTTGAAGGTTCTCTATGTAACAGGTGAGGAATCTCCTGAGCAGGTTAAGCTCAGGGCAAAAAGAACCGGATCAGGATCTGATTCTCTCTTAGTGCTTGCGGAAAACTCGGTCGAGCATATTATGGAAGAAATAACAAAACTTTCGCCGCATGTCGTCGTTGTCGATTCAATCCAAGCTGTTTACACTGAGGATTTCCCCTCTGCACCAGGAAGCGTAGGTCAGATTAGAGAATGTGCAGCAAGATTAATGCGTTATGCTAAATCTAAAGGTACGTCTATTTTTCTCGTCGGTCATGTTACTAAGGAGGGAACTATTGCAGGTCCAAGGGTTCTAGAGCACCTCGTGGATACAGTACTTTACTTTGAAGGCGAGAGGGACCATCCCTACAGGATATTAAGGGCCGTAAAAAATAGATATGGTTCTACTAATGAGATTGGTGTATTTGAAATGCAGGAATCGGGACTCAAGGAAGTAAACAACCCGTCTGAAATATTTCTGTCAGAACGCCCCATCGGGGCTTCTGGATCGGTCGTAACCCCAAGCATTGAGGGCACACGACCCATACTTGTCGAGATTCAAGCCCTGGTATCACCATGTAATTTCGGCGTCCCACGAAGAACAACAATCGGAATCGATTATAACCGTGTTTCTTTACTTGTGGCGGTCCTTGAGAAGAGGGCAGGGCTAAATATATTAGCACAAGATATTTTCATGAATGTCGCGGGGGGAATAAAGATCGTGGAACCCGCGATAGACCTTGGGGTCAGCGTTTCACTTGTTTCAAGCTTTTTGAATCGGCCCATACACCACGATTTAGTGGTGTTTGGCGAAGTGGGATTGTCAGGTGAAGTAAGGGGGGTCTCGCACGTCGAACTGAGATTAAAAGAGGCCGAGAAACTAGGTTTTAAGAAATGCATTCTACCACGAATAAATGTTGAAAGAATAAAATCTCCGGTCAGCTCCCTATCCCTCGTGGGCGTAAGCTCCATTGAAAGCGCAATTGAGGCAATCTTTTAG
- the murI gene encoding glutamate racemase, whose product MTKYMNTSPIGVFDSGIGGLTVLSEIKKLLPNENFVYLGDTARVPYGTKSSKTVIAYSQINSKFLVSKGIKLLVVACNTASAVALPSLRWDLEIPIIGVIEPGARKAVSTTKTGNVGVIGTPSTIRSDAYKKAIENISPEIHVVSKACPLFVPLAEEGWTEGEIAELAARNYLGPLKDSGIDVLILGCTHYPLLKPTIQKVVGESVTLIDSAEETAIEIKRILKDKKSLNGNSSQTQKEFYLTDVSESFINIAGRFLGGEIDRIYQIDLKEEQ is encoded by the coding sequence ATGACAAAATACATGAATACTTCCCCAATTGGCGTATTCGATTCGGGAATCGGTGGTCTAACAGTACTGAGTGAAATAAAAAAGTTATTACCAAATGAAAATTTTGTTTATTTAGGTGATACAGCCAGGGTTCCGTACGGTACAAAATCAAGCAAGACAGTAATAGCATATTCCCAAATCAATTCCAAATTTCTCGTATCAAAAGGGATTAAACTATTGGTTGTCGCTTGCAACACTGCCTCCGCTGTCGCTCTTCCTAGTCTTAGATGGGACCTTGAAATCCCAATTATTGGTGTTATTGAGCCCGGTGCCAGAAAGGCCGTCAGCACTACAAAAACAGGGAATGTAGGTGTAATTGGAACCCCGTCAACCATAAGGAGCGATGCATATAAAAAGGCTATTGAGAACATATCACCAGAAATACACGTGGTTTCCAAAGCATGTCCGTTATTTGTCCCATTGGCGGAGGAGGGATGGACTGAGGGTGAAATCGCAGAATTAGCAGCAAGAAACTACCTCGGGCCGTTAAAGGATTCGGGAATTGATGTGTTGATACTCGGCTGCACCCATTACCCTCTTCTAAAGCCCACGATTCAAAAGGTGGTTGGCGAAAGTGTTACATTAATAGACTCAGCCGAGGAAACAGCTATAGAAATAAAGAGAATCTTAAAGGACAAAAAATCGCTAAATGGTAACTCCTCACAAACTCAAAAGGAATTCTACCTTACCGATGTTTCAGAATCTTTCATAAATATAGCCGGAAGATTTCTCGGTGGCGAAATAGATCGTATTTATCAGATTGATTTAAAAGAGGAACAGTAG
- a CDS encoding electron transfer flavoprotein subunit alpha/FixB family protein: MGKDVWVVADLKLDGTIRKVTFEALSEARRKLVGKLDGTLCGVLLGSGVSDLAEELGKYGAEKVFVVEHDVLKDSNPDGYTKALTDLIKKYEPCIVITGNTNFTEDYFPRVAGRLQAGLTMDAIDIDLTDDNRLKVQRYSHSSKVISTQEFLDFKPMMTTVRPNSFKPEEDPKSLEIINETVEIKPDDIWTNIIEVKTKKSDLPALTEADRVVAGGRGLGSEENFKYIYELAEAFRAAPGATRAAVDAGYCPYDMQIGQTGKAISPSLYVGVAVSGAIQHFSGMGSSKVIVAINKDPDAPIFKKCDYGICGDLFDVLSPLAEEVKKLMAQD, encoded by the coding sequence ATGGGCAAGGACGTTTGGGTGGTAGCCGATCTTAAATTGGACGGAACAATCAGAAAGGTTACGTTTGAAGCATTATCCGAGGCGAGAAGAAAGCTTGTCGGAAAATTGGATGGGACACTTTGCGGTGTTCTTCTCGGCTCTGGAGTTTCTGATCTAGCAGAAGAGTTAGGTAAGTATGGAGCAGAAAAGGTATTTGTGGTCGAACACGACGTTTTAAAAGATTCTAACCCAGATGGATATACTAAAGCGCTTACCGATTTAATAAAAAAATATGAACCCTGTATAGTCATCACAGGTAATACGAATTTTACTGAGGATTACTTTCCCCGGGTCGCCGGAAGATTGCAGGCAGGATTGACTATGGATGCCATTGATATAGACCTGACAGATGATAATAGATTAAAAGTCCAGCGTTATTCACATTCAAGTAAGGTAATTAGTACACAGGAGTTTCTTGATTTTAAACCAATGATGACAACTGTGAGACCAAACTCATTCAAGCCGGAAGAAGATCCAAAATCACTTGAGATTATAAATGAAACTGTGGAAATAAAGCCAGATGACATTTGGACAAATATTATTGAAGTAAAAACAAAGAAGTCTGATCTTCCTGCCCTTACTGAGGCTGATAGGGTAGTCGCAGGTGGCAGGGGTCTAGGAAGCGAGGAGAACTTTAAATATATTTACGAGCTTGCTGAGGCCTTTCGTGCTGCTCCTGGTGCAACGCGTGCCGCTGTTGATGCAGGTTATTGCCCTTATGATATGCAGATTGGCCAAACAGGAAAGGCTATTTCGCCTTCCTTATATGTTGGGGTGGCAGTCTCAGGTGCAATCCAACATTTCTCGGGTATGGGCTCGTCGAAGGTGATAGTTGCGATAAACAAGGATCCAGATGCTCCGATCTTTAAAAAATGCGATTATGGAATATGTGGAGACTTATTTGATGTGCTTTCTCCCCTTGCTGAAGAAGTTAAGAAACTAATGGCACAAGATTAA